Proteins co-encoded in one Thamnophis elegans isolate rThaEle1 chromosome 1, rThaEle1.pri, whole genome shotgun sequence genomic window:
- the SELENOH gene encoding selenoprotein H, whose translation MPPKGRKRKAKIPQAEASVSNGAEASDVKKLPKIQKIEGSGDLHVTIEHCKSURVFGCRAEAVSQELSLAFPDILVEVNLEKPRRNSFEVVLLKKDGTKIELWSGLKKGPPRKLKFPEPSNIVEMVRCNLN comes from the exons ATGCCTCCAAAAGGGCGGAAAAGGAAGGCAAAGATCCCTCAAGCAGAAGCCTCAGTATCCAATGGAGCGGAAGCCAGTGATGTGAAAAAGTTGCCCAAGATCCAAAAGATTGAAGGATCGGGAGACCTTCATGTGACTATTGAACACTG TAAAAGCTGACGAGTCTTTGGATGCAGAGCTGAGGCTGTCAGCCAAGAGCTGAGCCTGGCCTTTCCTGATATCCTTGTGGAGGTCAACCTTGAAAAACCCCGGAGAAATAGCTTTGAAGTGGTTCTCTTGAAAAAGGATGGCACCA AGATAGAGCTATGGAGTGGTCTTAAAAAAGGGCCACCCCGCAAATTGAAGTTCCCAGAACCCAGCAACATCGTTGAAATGGTGAGGTGCAACTTAAACTAA
- the BTBD18 gene encoding BTB/POZ domain-containing protein 18 — MSSSATNPKILYRNSRLLRMLFLQLHRQQRADLFCDVVLQAEGEAIPAHCCILSACSPFFTEQLEREMPPKGHKVVLEIRGLKIGALRKLVDFLYTSEMEVSREEAQDILAAARQLQVSELDSLQLEGGKLVKKNLGRRLNRNCLQITSPMTRPETSLIHSSAPSKGSLTSWVATGKQTTPGSNFIPGSKEINSHNSTDQKDVKKQKLTTALLSSDKQISKCQTITADPLKTKVKKRPPGTIRNIMGSSENDNLHRKETEAEDTHTRASLQNSKKIKLSRPKLSLPSLSTSCATKDHCTVTSSKSPRSVKRLWRQKCPVKEEIKKEDDNHFCEFRSPPLLPKTKGRKRTSSDPASCPNFPQEIGHIGRVKLRKVINGSCWEVVHESPAVQPTVGENGVHTLKAEGSQFQPRDPKLEVDVQQLAWSPKLLPATAEAAPGPEKSVIKQPELPEKKVALDEGADAAGNHCDMEAFVLDHLVKEEQYDSLASAGELEQMLDLLLADEDATGGIQSTTITQSLCASPQANENVPGKVGIEEKERCCTVDPQLDKIKSSEAADSTNGSSLLDPVLNCLPLVTPEPKGDCLSLSRSASPQLGDWAKTQCQLSESTNGTVKIAEPLSDTWTGDDQGPLTYDLGISDKETKSLTEAVMSNPVQHVDCKLSSFLASLEETIDVGIEDFFLNIESVRPDLSPISETEVDVLN; from the exons ATGAGTTCTTCAGCTACAAATCCCAAGATTCTATATAGGAATTCTCGTCTACTCCGTATGCTGTTCCTACAACTCCATCGCCAACAAAGGGCTGACTTATTTTGTGATGTTGTCCTACAAGCAGAAG GAGAAGCCATTCCAGCTCATTGTTGCATCCTGTCGGCCTGCAGCCCCTTCTTCACAGAGCAGTTGGAGCGAGAAATGCCCCCCAAGGGACACAAGGTGGTGCTGGAAATTCGGGGGCTGAAAATTGGAGCGTTGCGGAAATTGGTAGATTTCCTCTATACATCTGAAATGGAGGTGTCCCGGGAAGAAGCTCAGGATATTCTTGCAGCTGCACGACAGCTTCAGGTGTCAGAACTTGATTCTTTACAGTTAGAAGGAGGAaagttagtaaaaaaaaacctgggccgGCGATTAAACAGGAACTGTTTGCAGATAACCAGTCCAATGACCAGACCAGAGACAAGTTTAATTCATTCTTCTGCTCCTTCTAAAGGTAGCTTGACATCCTGGGTAGCTACAGGCAAGCAAACAACACCCGGCAGTAATTTTATACCAGGCTCCAAAGAAATAAATAGCCACAACAGTACTGATCAGAAGGACGTAAAGAAGCAAAAGCTTACTACAGCATTGCTGAGTAGTGACAAACAGATTTCAAAATGCCAAACTATTACTGCTGATCCCCTgaaaacaaaagttaaaaaacgTCCTCCAGGCACAATAAGGAATATAATGGGCAGCAGTGAGAATGATAATCTGCACAGAAAGGAGACTGAGGCTGAAGATACACACACTAGAGCCAGTTTGCAGAATTCAAAAAAGATAAAGCTCAGCCGTCCAAAGCTTTCCTTGCCATCTCTGTCTACGTCTTGTGCCACCAAAGACCATTGCACTGTGACATCCAGCAAATCACCAAGGTCTGTTAAACGTCTGTGGAGACAAAAATGTCCTGTCAAGGAGGAGATTAAAAAAGAAGATGATAACCATTTTTGTGAATTCAGAAGCCCCCCTCTTCTTCCAAAAACTAAAGGCAGAAAGCGCACCTCCAGTGATCCAGCATCCTGCCCAAACTTTCCCCAAGAAATAGGTCACATAGGCCGGGTAAAGCTCAGAAAAGTTATCAATGGCAGTTGTTGGGAAGTGGTGCATGAATCGCCTGCCGTGCAGCCGACAGTGGGGGAAAATGGTGTGCACACTTTGAAAGCTGAGGGCTCCCAATTTCAACCCAGAGATCCTAAACTAGAAGTAGATGTGCAGCAGTTGGCCTGGTCTCCTAAACTGCTCCCTGCAACTGCTGAGGCTGCACCGGGTCCTGAAAAGAGTGTGATAAAACAACCAGAACTACCTGAGAAGAAGGTGGCCTTGGATGAAGGAGCTGATGCTGCTGGGAATCATTGTGACATGGAGGCATTTGTGCTGGATCATCTGGTCAAGGAGGAGCAGTATGATAGCCTTGCTTCAGCTGGAGAGTTGGAACAAATGCTAGACTTGCTGCTGGCTGATGAGGATGCCACTGGGGGAATCCAGAGCACCACGATTACACAAAGTCTGTGTGCTTCTCCCCAGGCAAATGAGAATGTCCCAGGGAAAGTTGgaattgaagaaaaagagagatgttgTACAGTAGATCCACAGTTGGACAAGATAAAAAGTAGTGAAGCTGCTGACTCAACAAATGGGAGCTCTTTGCTGGACCCTGTCCTTAACTGTCTTCCTCTTGTAACACCTGAGCCTAAAGGTGACTGCCTTTCCTTGTCCAGGTCAGCCTCTCCCCAACTGGGGGATTGGGCAAAAACTCAGTGTCAGCTGTCTGAATCCACAAATGGGACTGTAAAAATTGCTGAGCCTTTGTCTGATACTTGGACAGGTGATGACCAAGGACCTCTAACTTACGATTTGGGAATCTCAGATAAAGAAACAAAGTCACTTACTGAAGCTGTTATGAGCAACCCTGTGCAGCACGTGGACTGCAAGCTGTCATCTTTCTTAGCCAGCCTAGAAGAAACTATAGATGTTGGGATAGAGGACTTCTTTCTTAATATTGAAAGTGTCCGGCCAGATCTTTCTCCTATATCTGAAACTGAAGTGGATGTTCTGAACTAG